The following proteins are encoded in a genomic region of Bacilli bacterium:
- a CDS encoding Gfo/Idh/MocA family oxidoreductase: MVKRYAVCGVSNRAIGMFITPLVKTFADRGEVVALLDADPRRFAVCKARCPQLRDVKQYAPDQFAQMIAETKPDAVIVASRDDTHAHYIIQALWHDLDVISEKPMATTAADCRKIMEAEKTSKGKVTVTFNYRYTPIHVKIKELILQGKLGRITNIDLNWYIDTYHGSSYFMRWNRLREFSGGLSIHKSSHHFDLVNWWTGQTPVEVFAFGALNYYGPESEWNPRKADGRHCSTCPDRDNCAYVRRWSGRSGNMKVEDDHIGKGLPTEYAGEQYTDYRPDMCIFDSAVQIEDTYTATVKYSKGALLSYSVNFSVPYEGYRLAINGTKGRLETMEYHMPSRVPFPVPEQTIDYFPLFGSKETIHVVKRAGGHGGGDSAIQEDLFMGPDPGAAFPILSGSSDGSYSVATGEAVWRSVKENRPVRIDELLF; this comes from the coding sequence TTGGTAAAACGGTATGCGGTTTGCGGCGTCAGCAATCGGGCTATCGGAATGTTTATTACCCCGCTTGTCAAAACATTCGCCGATCGCGGCGAAGTTGTTGCGCTGCTGGATGCTGATCCGCGCAGATTTGCGGTGTGCAAGGCGAGATGTCCGCAATTGCGCGATGTGAAACAATATGCGCCGGACCAATTCGCGCAAATGATTGCAGAAACCAAACCGGACGCGGTGATCGTGGCGAGCCGGGATGATACGCATGCGCACTATATTATCCAGGCTTTGTGGCATGATCTCGATGTCATCTCGGAAAAACCGATGGCCACGACAGCAGCCGATTGCCGCAAAATCATGGAAGCGGAAAAAACAAGCAAAGGAAAAGTTACCGTAACGTTCAATTACCGCTATACCCCTATTCATGTTAAGATCAAGGAACTGATTTTACAAGGAAAACTGGGCAGGATTACGAATATTGATTTGAACTGGTATATCGACACTTATCATGGCTCCAGTTATTTTATGCGCTGGAATCGCCTGCGGGAATTTTCCGGCGGACTGTCCATCCATAAAAGCTCGCATCATTTCGATCTTGTCAATTGGTGGACCGGGCAAACACCGGTGGAGGTATTTGCTTTCGGCGCCTTGAATTATTACGGTCCCGAAAGCGAATGGAATCCGCGAAAAGCGGACGGCAGGCATTGCAGCACTTGTCCCGACCGGGATAACTGCGCGTATGTCCGCCGGTGGAGCGGCCGGAGCGGAAATATGAAGGTTGAGGACGACCATATCGGAAAAGGGCTGCCTACGGAATATGCAGGCGAACAGTATACCGATTATCGTCCCGATATGTGCATATTCGACTCCGCGGTGCAAATCGAAGATACATACACCGCCACCGTGAAATACAGCAAAGGCGCCCTGCTCAGCTATTCCGTCAATTTTTCCGTCCCTTACGAGGGTTACAGGCTGGCGATTAACGGCACAAAGGGCAGGCTGGAAACGATGGAATATCATATGCCTTCCCGCGTTCCTTTTCCGGTTCCGGAACAAACAATCGATTATTTTCCGTTATTCGGCTCCAAGGAAACAATCCATGTGGTAAAACGCGCCGGCGGCCATGGCGGCGGGGATTCGGCCATACAGGAAGATTTGTTTATGGGTCCCGATCCCGGGGCGGCGTTTCCGATCCTGTCGGGCAGTTCGGACGGCAGTTATTCCGTCGCGACGGGGGAAGCCGTGTGGCGCTCCGTCAAGGAAAACCGGCCGGTGCGGATTGACGAATTGTTATTTTAA
- a CDS encoding LacI family DNA-binding transcriptional regulator — translation MTVTIKDIAERAGVSFSTVSKALRNSPLVKESTKQKIVAIAGQMGYIPNIAARKLVSNKSGSFGVIWPSLERMTPSVLITKVNDLLEDRGFTMMLSINRFETALAAFHRFKVDAILLFYDRDQSLFNKHTFAAQIPVLYYGIAGTTPYPTIDCERKTAINLAIQHLVQLGHQSIAYIGNPPYTDLLQMEKVNAFTTQMRNASLTGKVIPVARLDSIDGYHAAKALFLSEERPTAMISGSYDLTRGILRAAHELGIRIPEQLSLISYDNIPQMDALDIPVSAVGVEINTIAEQIARSLADLAEGKPHPETISLKPEIVIRASTARA, via the coding sequence ATGACAGTAACGATCAAAGATATTGCCGAACGGGCTGGCGTCAGTTTCTCCACGGTTTCGAAAGCGCTTCGCAACAGCCCTCTTGTGAAAGAAAGCACAAAGCAGAAAATTGTTGCGATTGCCGGGCAAATGGGCTATATCCCCAATATCGCCGCTCGCAAGCTGGTTTCCAACAAAAGCGGCTCATTTGGCGTTATTTGGCCGTCGCTGGAACGGATGACCCCTTCCGTTCTGATCACCAAAGTAAATGATTTACTGGAAGACCGGGGTTTTACGATGATGCTGTCCATTAACCGGTTCGAGACGGCGCTTGCCGCCTTCCACCGATTTAAGGTTGATGCGATTCTGCTTTTTTACGATCGTGATCAATCTTTGTTTAACAAGCATACGTTTGCTGCGCAGATTCCCGTGCTGTACTACGGGATCGCCGGCACGACGCCGTATCCGACAATCGATTGTGAACGTAAGACGGCCATAAATCTTGCCATACAGCATCTTGTTCAACTGGGCCACCAATCGATCGCTTATATCGGCAACCCGCCCTATACCGATCTACTGCAAATGGAGAAGGTCAATGCCTTTACGACACAAATGCGTAACGCGAGTTTGACCGGGAAAGTGATTCCGGTCGCCCGACTGGATTCCATCGACGGCTATCATGCCGCCAAGGCGCTCTTTCTTTCCGAAGAGCGTCCAACGGCAATGATTAGCGGCAGCTATGACCTGACGCGCGGCATTTTGCGCGCGGCGCACGAATTGGGCATACGCATCCCGGAGCAGCTTTCGCTCATCAGCTACGACAATATCCCGCAGATGGACGCTTTGGATATTCCCGTCAGCGCCGTTGGCGTGGAAATAAACACGATAGCGGAACAGATCGCCCGTTCGCTTGCCGATCTTGCCGAAGGTAAGCCGCATCCCGAAACGATTTCGCTTAAACCGGAAATCGTAATCCGGGCATCGACCGCGCGCGCATAA
- a CDS encoding sugar phosphate isomerase/epimerase, which translates to MSLGVLAHCFGKLPCAKLAEKIGRSGFSYVQLALTKALSDFDCGPGKLSPGLANTIAEQFARHGVRIPVLGCYVNLLDSDRTQYRANIDRFKEHVRHARHFGAAIVATESGVPAPGTDFAQNWQRLKEAVEEIAEEAEKWGIIVGLEAANNHLIGSPAALAELLRQVPSSMLGVVFDPCNVLTKDNVAEQDLVMQEAFAQLGERMVSLHAKDVVVEKDGTLRIAAAGKGHLNYALFLKLANEYKPHIYITLERLAESEMAYSRDFIKKLRR; encoded by the coding sequence ATGTCCCTGGGGGTGTTGGCGCATTGTTTCGGCAAGCTGCCCTGTGCTAAGCTCGCCGAAAAAATTGGCCGCAGCGGATTTTCTTACGTGCAATTGGCATTAACCAAAGCGCTGTCCGATTTTGATTGCGGGCCAGGCAAACTTAGCCCGGGTTTGGCCAACACGATCGCCGAACAGTTTGCAAGGCACGGCGTGCGCATTCCGGTGCTGGGCTGCTATGTCAATTTGCTCGATTCCGATCGGACGCAATATCGCGCCAATATCGACCGTTTCAAAGAACATGTTCGGCATGCCAGGCACTTTGGTGCGGCCATTGTGGCGACAGAGTCCGGAGTGCCCGCTCCCGGAACCGATTTTGCGCAAAACTGGCAAAGGCTTAAGGAAGCGGTCGAAGAAATTGCGGAAGAAGCGGAGAAGTGGGGGATAATCGTCGGTCTGGAAGCCGCCAACAATCATTTGATCGGCTCTCCGGCGGCATTAGCCGAACTCCTGCGGCAAGTTCCGTCGTCCATGCTCGGCGTGGTATTCGATCCGTGCAATGTTTTAACAAAGGATAATGTTGCCGAACAGGATTTGGTAATGCAAGAGGCGTTCGCTCAACTCGGAGAGCGGATGGTCAGCCTGCACGCCAAAGACGTGGTCGTTGAAAAGGACGGCACCCTGCGTATCGCAGCGGCTGGAAAAGGCCATTTGAATTACGCGCTGTTTTTAAAGCTGGCGAATGAATATAAGCCGCATATATACATCACCCTGGAGCGGCTCGCCGAGTCGGAAATGGCGTATTCACGCGATTTTATCAAAAAGTTAAGGCGGTGA
- a CDS encoding right-handed parallel beta-helix repeat-containing protein yields the protein MYVAPNGSSGNPGTISSPTTLASAITRVAPGGTIYMRGGTYYFSQTVIIEHDNSGTNGNLKHLFAYGSEKPVLDFSAESFDSSNRGLQVHGNYWHVKGLEVKGAGDNGIFIGGSHNIIENVETHHNRDTGLQLSRYSSSLTNIADWPSYNLILNSYSHDNYDPDNGEDADGFAAKLTVGVGNVFDGCISAYNVDDGWDLYTKSDTGPIGPVTIKNSVAYRNGQTSDGGTTTDSDGNGFKLGGSDIPVNHIVENNVAFMNKKHGFTFNSNPGSITMKNNTSWNNGIDAGSNFAFNEGTHQFINNLSFDGDASDKTSGTDVQNSNVWWKNGASTNGKGLVVSAADFVSLTPTVSRNADGSPNLGNFLKLASGSDLKGAGVNGQDIGAIFD from the coding sequence ATTTATGTCGCTCCGAATGGTTCTTCCGGCAATCCCGGGACCATCAGCAGCCCGACGACTCTTGCTTCCGCCATAACGAGAGTCGCCCCGGGAGGCACGATCTATATGCGCGGCGGCACTTATTACTTTTCACAAACCGTGATTATCGAACACGATAACAGCGGCACGAATGGCAATTTGAAGCATTTGTTCGCGTATGGCAGCGAAAAACCCGTGCTGGATTTTTCCGCGGAGTCGTTTGATTCATCCAACCGCGGTTTGCAGGTGCACGGAAACTACTGGCATGTAAAGGGGCTAGAAGTGAAGGGAGCAGGAGATAACGGCATCTTTATCGGCGGCAGTCATAACATCATTGAGAACGTGGAAACGCATCATAACCGGGATACGGGGCTGCAACTCTCCCGTTACAGTTCATCGCTTACCAATATTGCCGACTGGCCCAGTTATAATCTGATATTAAACAGCTATTCGCACGATAACTACGATCCGGACAACGGCGAGGATGCCGACGGCTTTGCCGCCAAACTGACCGTGGGCGTAGGCAACGTCTTCGACGGGTGCATCTCCGCTTACAACGTGGATGACGGATGGGATCTTTACACGAAGTCGGATACCGGTCCGATCGGACCCGTTACGATTAAAAACAGCGTCGCCTACCGGAACGGCCAAACATCCGACGGCGGCACAACCACCGATAGCGACGGCAACGGCTTTAAACTGGGCGGCAGCGACATTCCGGTGAACCACATCGTGGAAAATAATGTCGCCTTTATGAACAAAAAACACGGCTTTACGTTCAACAGCAACCCCGGATCGATCACAATGAAAAACAATACGTCCTGGAATAACGGAATCGACGCGGGCAGCAATTTTGCCTTTAATGAAGGCACGCATCAATTTATAAACAATTTGTCGTTCGATGGCGATGCCAGCGATAAAACAAGTGGAACCGATGTGCAAAATTCGAACGTGTGGTGGAAAAACGGCGCCAGCACGAACGGCAAAGGCCTGGTCGTAAGCGCGGCCGATTTCGTCAGCTTGACGCCGACAGTCAGCCGCAATGCCGACGGTTCGCCCAATCTCGGGAATTTCCTGAAGCTTGCGTCAGGCAGCGACTTGAAGGGCGCCGGCGTTAATGGGCAGGATATCGGGGCGATTTTCGATTAA